AACGATAAATTATCTAGAAAAACTTCATCTAAAAATGTTTCTATGCCGCCTTTAGCTTCTCTGACTAATACAGACCGAGGGAGCACGTCGGAAAATGCCAGACGCGTCAAACCCCGATCCCAACCTTTCCATACAAGATCATAGATTGGTATACTAAGACATAGCTCGTAGAAGGGCTGTGAAACCAAAGGATCAATAGTGAGATATTGAATGCCGGTAGGTCCCGTCGCTAGTATTTTTGGTGCTTTAGAAACGAGCATTGCGTGAAATTTCTTTGCTGGACCTCGGCCCTCAAGCGACTTCATTAAATCAAGTATCCTATGATTCTCATGGGCCGCCTTGAAATTTTCATCAGACAACAGGGGGCCTCACTCATTCCCAACTTGTCACGGACAATATCATCATTGTTATTAAACCGATAATGCAAAGCATCAAATACTATTGCCCATATAGATTGCTTGGTTCGTCTTGCCGCCCAGCGAGCAGCCCTAATAAAACCAAGATCAAATCCCCTGTCTATCAGATAATCTGTTGCGAAATTGACATTACCTTGAAAAAATATGGCGTCTCCCGGCATTCCACTAAATACTACTTTACTATTAGTTGACTCGAGAATTGGGAATTCTGTAGGACCACGAAAAGCCGAGATGATCTCATCCAATGGCTTAGCACTTAACGGAAATTTTGGCAGTAGATC
The window above is part of the Pedomonas mirosovicensis genome. Proteins encoded here:
- a CDS encoding asparagine synthase C-terminal domain-containing protein, producing MKSLEGRGPAKKFHAMLVSKAPKILATGPTGIQYLTIDPLVSQPFYELCLSIPIYDLVWKGWDRGLTRLAFSDVLPRSVLVREAKGGIETFLDEVFLDNLSLFRQYFSESELVKHGVLDKQKVETGLAAEMGQGKLARQAFLVSIGTEIWVRRWLDHINRSRALTC